A portion of the Bacillus thuringiensis genome contains these proteins:
- a CDS encoding sigma-54 interaction domain-containing protein — MKQKVLIVGAGEGGSALLNLLQSSNIFQIIGIIDINPVAKGLQIAKEYGIAIGESVTPFLSMHVDVIFDMTGEDDVHKVLLEKKKKDTLLIPGDIAKIVTGLAHEKEGLIGRLEEQTQQGELILNSTHDGMIVIDREGQVRLFNKSAERIIGYKKEEAIGKYILEVIPTSKLLRIIRTKQIEVNYELTLENGKKIITTRIPILKEGGEVQGAFAIFKDITEVVDLAEEVTDLKEIQTLLEAIINSSEEAISVVDEKGRGLVINPAYTKLTGLTEEDIIGKPATTDIVEGESMHMKVLRTRRAVRGIHMKIGQKKRDVIVNVAPVIVDGILKGSVGVIRDVSEIQKLTNELNRARQIIRTLEAKYSFDDIVGNSDETTAAIEQAKLGANTPATVLLRGESGTGKELFAHAIHNGSNRKYNKFVRVNCAAISETLLESELFGYEEGAFSGAKRGGKRGFFEEANNGSIFLDEIGELSANTQAKLLRVLQEKEIVKVGGTKAIPINVRVIAATHVNLEKAILEGKFREDLYYRLNKIPIQIPSLRQRKGDIPKIADRLIQKINQDYGRNVEGLTDSAILYLQSYEWPGNVRELENILGRAIIFMNYNEIYIDVQHLPPLHNEEQVESKQSHLLPELEEKPLEHLVTEFEGNIIHEYLERFDGNKTQTAKALGISVRNLYYKLEKYDHAKNSMQ, encoded by the coding sequence CAAAAAGTATTAATTGTTGGTGCAGGTGAAGGCGGGAGCGCACTGCTGAATCTGTTACAAAGTTCGAATATATTTCAAATTATAGGGATTATTGATATAAATCCGGTGGCAAAAGGATTACAAATTGCTAAGGAATATGGGATTGCAATTGGAGAAAGTGTAACTCCATTTCTTTCTATGCATGTCGATGTAATATTTGATATGACAGGTGAAGATGATGTACATAAAGTTTTATTGGAAAAAAAGAAAAAAGACACTCTTCTTATACCAGGTGATATTGCAAAAATTGTTACAGGATTAGCGCATGAGAAGGAAGGGTTAATTGGGCGGTTAGAGGAACAAACGCAACAAGGAGAATTAATTTTAAATTCTACGCATGACGGCATGATCGTAATTGATCGAGAGGGACAAGTTCGTCTTTTTAATAAAAGTGCAGAGCGTATTATCGGATATAAAAAAGAAGAGGCGATAGGAAAATATATTTTAGAAGTCATTCCCACTAGTAAATTACTTCGCATTATACGTACGAAACAAATAGAAGTAAATTATGAACTAACATTAGAGAATGGAAAGAAAATTATTACAACGCGTATACCGATATTAAAAGAGGGCGGAGAGGTACAAGGGGCATTTGCAATTTTTAAAGATATAACAGAAGTTGTAGATTTAGCGGAAGAAGTTACAGACTTAAAAGAAATTCAAACACTATTAGAGGCAATTATTAACTCATCTGAAGAAGCGATTTCGGTTGTGGATGAAAAAGGAAGAGGTTTAGTCATTAACCCGGCATATACGAAATTAACGGGTTTAACAGAAGAAGATATTATTGGGAAGCCTGCTACAACTGATATTGTAGAAGGCGAAAGTATGCATATGAAAGTACTTCGAACGCGTCGTGCAGTGCGCGGAATACATATGAAGATTGGACAAAAAAAGCGCGATGTAATTGTAAACGTAGCACCAGTTATTGTGGATGGAATATTGAAGGGAAGCGTCGGTGTTATCCGTGACGTGTCGGAAATTCAAAAGTTAACAAATGAATTGAATAGAGCAAGGCAAATTATTCGCACATTAGAAGCAAAATATTCATTTGATGATATTGTCGGAAATTCAGATGAAACAACGGCAGCTATCGAACAGGCGAAGCTAGGAGCGAATACACCAGCAACAGTACTGTTACGCGGTGAATCTGGGACTGGTAAAGAATTGTTTGCACATGCAATCCATAATGGAAGTAATCGAAAATATAATAAGTTCGTCCGTGTAAACTGTGCGGCCATTTCGGAGACGTTGTTAGAAAGTGAATTATTTGGTTATGAGGAAGGGGCGTTTTCTGGAGCGAAAAGAGGCGGGAAACGTGGGTTCTTTGAGGAAGCGAATAACGGTAGTATTTTTTTAGATGAAATAGGGGAGTTATCTGCAAATACACAAGCGAAACTCCTTCGTGTATTGCAGGAAAAAGAAATTGTAAAAGTTGGTGGAACGAAAGCGATACCCATTAATGTTCGAGTAATTGCAGCGACACATGTGAATTTAGAAAAGGCTATTCTAGAAGGGAAGTTTAGGGAGGATTTATATTATCGATTAAATAAAATTCCAATTCAAATTCCATCTCTTCGTCAACGTAAAGGAGATATACCGAAAATTGCGGACAGGTTGATTCAAAAAATTAATCAAGATTATGGTCGTAATGTAGAAGGGCTCACTGATTCAGCTATTTTATATTTACAATCATACGAATGGCCAGGAAATGTGAGAGAACTTGAAAATATTTTAGGACGAGCGATTATTTTTATGAATTATAACGAGATCTATATTGATGTACAACATTTACCGCCATTACATAATGAAGAGCAGGTGGAGTCAAAGCAATCTCATTTATTACCTGAATTAGAAGAAAAGCCACTTGAACATTTAGTAACAGAGTTTGAAGGGAATATTATTCATGAATATTTGGAGAGATTTGATGGGAATAAAACACAAACTGCAAAAGCATTAGGAATTTCCGTTCGAAATTTATATTATAAGCTAGAAAAGTATGACCATGCAAAAAATAGCATGCAATAA
- the yqiS gene encoding phosphate butyryltransferase has product MKLEYLIDQAAGQPKKTVAVAVAEDHEVIEAVAKAIKLQLAQFRLYGNQEKIMGMLQEHGLQTSEHVEVIAAMSNAEAAELSVKAVRNGEADVLMKGNIPTANILKAVLNKEWGLRKGSVLSHVAAFEVPNYDRLIFVTDAAMNIAPDVTQKAAIIQNTVEVARAIGIDLPKVAPIAAVEVVNPAMQATIDAAMLTQMNRRGQIKDCIVDGPLALDNAVSQIAAEHKGIVSDVAGKADILLVPTIEAGNVLYKSLVYFADAKVGAMIAGAKAPIVLTSRADSAETKVYSLALAVATASK; this is encoded by the coding sequence ATGAAGTTAGAATACTTAATTGATCAAGCAGCGGGACAGCCTAAAAAAACTGTAGCTGTAGCAGTAGCTGAAGATCATGAAGTAATTGAAGCTGTAGCGAAAGCAATTAAATTACAGCTAGCTCAATTTCGTCTATATGGAAATCAAGAAAAAATAATGGGGATGCTACAAGAACATGGTTTACAAACTTCAGAACATGTTGAAGTGATTGCAGCAATGTCTAATGCAGAGGCTGCAGAACTTTCTGTTAAAGCTGTGAGAAATGGTGAGGCAGACGTGCTTATGAAGGGTAACATCCCAACAGCGAATATTTTGAAGGCTGTGTTAAACAAAGAGTGGGGCCTACGTAAAGGTAGCGTACTTTCACATGTAGCAGCATTTGAAGTTCCAAATTATGATCGTCTTATTTTCGTTACAGATGCAGCGATGAACATCGCACCTGATGTAACACAAAAAGCTGCTATTATACAAAATACTGTAGAAGTTGCCCGGGCAATAGGAATCGACTTGCCAAAAGTGGCACCAATTGCAGCAGTAGAAGTTGTGAATCCAGCGATGCAGGCGACAATTGATGCAGCGATGTTAACACAAATGAATCGCCGCGGACAAATTAAAGATTGTATCGTTGATGGACCACTTGCTTTAGATAATGCAGTATCACAAATTGCAGCAGAGCATAAAGGCATAGTAAGTGATGTAGCAGGTAAGGCAGACATTTTACTCGTCCCAACGATTGAAGCTGGAAATGTGCTATATAAATCACTCGTATACTTTGCGGATGCAAAAGTAGGAGCAATGATTGCTGGCGCAAAAGCACCGATTGTTTTAACATCTCGTGCTGATTCAGCAGAAACAAAAGTATATTCATTAGCATTGGCAGTTGCGACTGCTTCAAAATAA
- a CDS encoding leucine dehydrogenase gives MTLEIFEYLEKYDYEQVVFCQDKESGLKAIIAIHDTTLGPALGGTRMWTYDSEEAAIEDALRLAKGMTYKNAAAGLNLGGAKTVIIGDPRKDKSEAMFRALGRYIQGLNGRYITAEDVGTTVDDMDIIHEETDFVTGISPSFGSSGNPSPVTAYGVYRGMKAAAKEAFGTDNLEGKVIAVQGVGNVAYHLCKHLHAEGAKLIVTDINKEAVQRAVEEFGASAVEPNEIYGVECDIYAPCALGATVNDETIPQLKAKVIAGSANNQLKEDRHGDIIHEMGIVYAPDYVINAGGVINVADELYGYNRERALKRVESIYDTIAKVIEISKRDGIATYVAADRLAEERIASLKNSRSTYLRNGHDIISRR, from the coding sequence ATGACATTAGAAATCTTCGAATACTTAGAAAAATATGATTATGAGCAAGTAGTATTTTGTCAAGATAAAGAATCTGGTTTAAAAGCAATTATTGCAATTCATGATACAACACTTGGACCGGCTCTTGGTGGAACAAGAATGTGGACATATGATTCTGAAGAAGCGGCGATTGAAGATGCATTGCGTCTTGCAAAAGGGATGACATACAAAAACGCAGCAGCTGGTTTAAACTTAGGTGGTGCGAAAACAGTAATTATCGGTGATCCTCGTAAAGATAAGAGCGAAGCAATGTTCCGTGCACTAGGACGTTATATCCAAGGACTAAACGGACGATACATTACAGCTGAAGATGTTGGTACAACAGTAGATGATATGGATATTATCCACGAAGAAACTGACTTTGTAACAGGTATCTCACCATCATTCGGTTCTTCTGGTAACCCATCTCCAGTAACTGCATACGGTGTTTACCGTGGTATGAAAGCAGCTGCAAAAGAAGCTTTCGGTACTGACAATTTAGAAGGAAAAGTAATTGCTGTTCAAGGCGTTGGTAACGTAGCATATCACCTATGCAAACATTTACACGCTGAAGGAGCAAAATTAATCGTTACAGATATTAATAAAGAAGCTGTACAACGTGCTGTAGAAGAATTCGGTGCATCAGCAGTTGAACCAAATGAAATTTACGGTGTTGAATGCGATATTTACGCACCATGTGCATTAGGCGCAACAGTTAATGATGAAACTATTCCACAACTTAAAGCAAAAGTAATCGCAGGTTCTGCAAATAACCAATTAAAAGAAGATCGTCACGGTGACATCATTCATGAAATGGGTATTGTATACGCACCAGATTATGTAATTAATGCAGGTGGCGTAATTAACGTAGCAGACGAATTATATGGATACAATAGAGAACGTGCACTAAAACGTGTTGAGTCTATTTATGACACGATTGCAAAAGTAATCGAAATTTCAAAACGCGATGGCATAGCAACTTATGTAGCGGCAGATCGTCTAGCTGAAGAGCGCATTGCAAGCTTGAAAAATTCTCGTAGCACTTACTTACGCAACGGTCACGATATTATTAGCCGTCGCTAA